From Loxodonta africana isolate mLoxAfr1 chromosome 2, mLoxAfr1.hap2, whole genome shotgun sequence, the proteins below share one genomic window:
- the SLC4A9 gene encoding anion exchange protein 4 isoform X2, translating into MKLPGQEEFEAPSASENVPAGQLDISLSTGPSPEGPSDTGSRELGVPKDPLLFIQLNELLGWPQALEWRETGRWVLFEEKLEMGAGRWSAPHVPTLVLPSLQKLRSLLAKGLILLDCPAQSLLELIEQVTRVESLSPELRGQLQALLLQRPQHYIQTTGTRRWWGSAHPRETSLDEKEQHQNPLRKKLPPGTEAGAVLAGELGFLSQPLGAFVRLRDPVVLGTLTEVPLPSRFFCLLLGPPVLGRGYHELGRAAAVLLSDLQFQRSARRVSNVHDLLTALDAFLKEATVLPPGRWDLTARIPPPKYLPSQHKRPLSQLRKVKDPSAPQGAPAEDRRGHGPPPPNPELLRTGRLFGGLVQDVRRKALWYPSDFLDALHPQCFSAILYIYLATVTNAITFGGLLGDATDGAQGVLENFLGTAVAGAAFCLLAGQPLTILSSTGPVLVFERLLFSFSRDYGLDYLPFRLWVGIWVSTFCLVLVATEASVLVRYFTRFTEEGFCALISLIFIYDAVGKMLSLAHAYPIQRPGPGLAGSIAYGCLCEFPGPGGNESQWTKTRLKDTDNILSMDLGLVNASLLPPSECAQLGGHPRGPSCHTVPDIAFFSLLLFLISFLFAVALKHIKTSRFFPSVVRKVLGDFNSVLAILLGCGLDAFLGLATPKLMVPREFKPTLSGRNWLVSPFGANPWWLSLAAALPALLLSILIFMDQQITAVILNRTEYQLQKGAGFHLDLFCVAMLILLTSALGLPWYVSATVISLAHMDSLRRESKACAPGEHPPFLGIREQRLTGLVVFILTGVSIFLAPILKFIPMPVLYGIFLYMGVAALSSIQFTKRVQLLLMPAKHQPDLLLLRHVPLSRVHLFTAIQLACLGLLWTIKSTPAAIIFPLMLLGLVGVRKALEWIFSPQELLWLDQLMPEGERSIPEKGLEPEHSLSGSDSEDSDLMYQPKAPEINISVN; encoded by the exons ATGAAGCTGCCAGGCCAGGAGGAGTTTGAAGCTCCCAGTGCTTCTGAAAATGTTCCTGCAGGGCAGCTGGATATCAGCCTTAGCACTGGTCCCAGCCCTGAAGGCCCTTCAGACACAGGCAGTAGAGAACTGGGGGTACCCAAGGACCCACTGCTCTTCATTCAGCTGAATGAACTGCTGGGCTGGCCCCAGGCTctggagtggagggagacaggcaG GTGGGTGCTGTTTGAGGAGAAGCTGGAGATGGGTGCAGGTCGGTGGAGCGCCCCCCATGTGCCCACCCTGGTGCTGCCCAGCCTCCAGAAGCTCCGCAGCCTGCTGGCCAAGGGCCTTATACTGCTGGACTGTCCAGCTCAGAGCCTCCTAGAGCTCATAG AGCAGGTGACCAGAGTGGAGTCTCTGAGCCCAGAGCTGAGAGGGCAGCTGCAGGCTTTATTGCTGCAGAGACCACAGCACTACATCCAGACCACAGGCACCAGGCGCTGGTGGG GATCTGCTCACCCAAGAGAGACTTCTCTTGATGAGAAGGAACAG CATCAGAACCCCCTGAGAAAGAAGCTGCCTCCAGGGACTGAGGCAGGGGCTGTGCTGGCCGGAGAGCTGGGCTTCCTGTCACAGCCGCTAGGGGCGTTTGTGCGGCTTCGGGATCCAGTGGTGCTGGGGACCCTCACTGAGGTGCCCCTCCCCAGCAG ATTTTTCTGCCTTCTGCTCGGCCCCCCAGTGCTGGGACGGGGCTACCATGAGCTGGGCCGGGCAGCTGCAGTCCTCCTCAGTGACCTG CAATTCCAGCGGTCAGCTCGTCGGGTCAGCAACGTCCATGACCTTCTGACGGCCCTGGATGCCTTCCTGAAGGAGGCGACAGTGCTCCCCCCAGGTCGGTGGGATCTGACAGCCCGGATTCCCCCGCCCAAATACCTGCCCTCTCAGCATAAAAG ACCGCTCTCACAACTGCGGAAGGTCAAGGACCCCTCCGCCCCACAGGGGGCCCCGGCTGAGGACAGGCGCGGCCATGGGCCGCCCCCGCCCAACCCGGAGTTACTGCGGACTGGCAG GCTGTTTGGGGGCCTTGTCCAGGACGTGCGCCGGAAGGCCTTGTGGTACCCCAGCGATTTCTTGGACGCCCTGCACCCTCAGTGCTTCTCAGCCATACTCTACATTTACCTGGCCACGGTCACCAACGCCATTACTTTTGGGGGGTTGCTGGGAGACGCCACCGACGGTGCCCAG GGGGTGCTGGAAAATTTCCTAGGTACGGCGGTGGCTGGAGCTGCCTTCTGCCTGCTGGCAGGCCAGCCCCTCACCATCCTGAGCAGCACTGGGCCAGTGCTGGTCTTTGAGCGCCTGCTCTTCTCCTTCAGCAG AGATTACGGCTTGGACTACCTACCCTTCCGCCTGTGGGTGGGTATCTGGGTGTCCACCTTTTGCCTGGTGCTGGTGGCCACAGAGGCCAGTGTGCTAGTGCGCTACTTCACCCGCTTCACCGAGGAAGGCTTCTGTGCCCTCATCAGCCTCATCTTCATCTATGATGCCGTGGGCAAAATGCTGAGCTTGGCCCATGCCTATCCCATCCAAAGACCTGGCCCTGGCCTAGCAGGGTCCATTGCCTATGGCTGCCTCTGCGAGTTCCCAGGCCCAGGAG GAAATGAGTCTCAATGGACAAAGACAAGGTTAAAAGATACCGATAACATCTTAAGCATG GACCTAGGCCTGGTCAATGCATCGTTGCTGCCCCCATCTGAGTGTGCCCAGTTGGGAGGCCACCCTCGTGGCCCCAGCTGTCATACGGTCCCAGACATCgccttcttctccctcctcctcttccttatcTCCTTCCTCTTTGCCGTGGCCCTCAAGCATATTAAGACCAGCCGCTTCTTCCCCTCTGTG GTACGTAAAGTGCTCGGTGACTTCAACTCGGTTTTGGCCATCCTGTTGGGCTGTGGCCTGGATGCTTTCCTGGGCCTAGCCACACCAAAGCTCATGGTGCCCAGAGAGTTCAAG CCCACCCTCTCTGGGCGTAACTGGCTGGTGTCACCCTTTGGAGCTAACCCCTGGTGGCTGAGCTTGGCAGCAGCCCTGCCTGCCCTACTGTTGTCTATTCTCATCTTCATGGACCAGCAGATCACAGCGGTCATCCTCAACCGCACAGAGTATCAACTGCAG AAAGGGGCTGGCTTCCACCTGGACCTCTTCTGTGTGGCTATGTTGATACTGCTCACCTCAGCACTTGGGTTGCCCTGGTATGTCTCGGCCACTGTCATCTCCTTGGCCCACATGGACAGTCTTCGGAGGGAGAGCAAAGCCTGTGCCCCTGGGGAGCACCCCCCCTTCCTGGGCATCAG GGAACAGAGGCTGACGGGCCTGGTGGTGTTCATTCTTACAGGAGTTTCCATCTTCCTGGCACCTATCCTCAAG TTCATCCCAATGCCTGTGCTTTATGGTATCTTCTTGTACATGGGGGTGGCAGCACTTAGCAGCATCCAG TTCACCAAGAGGGTGCAGCTCTTGTTGATGCCAGCAAAACACCAGCCGGACCTGCTGCTCTTGCGGCATGTGCCTTTGAGCAGAGTCCACCTCTTCACGGCCATCCAGCTTGCCTGCCTGGGTCTGCTTTGGACAATCAAGTCTACCCCTGCAGCCATCATCTTCCCCCTCATG TTGCTGGGCCTAGTGGGGGTCCGAAAAGCACTGGAGTGGATCTTCTCACCACAAGAACTTCTTTGGCTGGATCAGCTGATGCCAGAGGGGGAGCGGAGCATCCCTGAGAAGGGGCTGGAGCCAGAGCATTCACTCAGTGGAAGTGACAGCGAGGAT TCGGACCTGATGTATCAGCCAAAGGCTCCAGAAATCAACATCTCTGTGAATTAG
- the SLC4A9 gene encoding anion exchange protein 4 isoform X1 encodes MKLPGQEEFEAPSASENVPAGQLDISLSTGPSPEGPSDTGSRELGVPKDPLLFIQLNELLGWPQALEWRETGSSSWSLLLDLGVMPPITPPTPFPHRWVLFEEKLEMGAGRWSAPHVPTLVLPSLQKLRSLLAKGLILLDCPAQSLLELIEQVTRVESLSPELRGQLQALLLQRPQHYIQTTGTRRWWGSAHPRETSLDEKEQHQNPLRKKLPPGTEAGAVLAGELGFLSQPLGAFVRLRDPVVLGTLTEVPLPSRFFCLLLGPPVLGRGYHELGRAAAVLLSDLQFQRSARRVSNVHDLLTALDAFLKEATVLPPGRWDLTARIPPPKYLPSQHKRPLSQLRKVKDPSAPQGAPAEDRRGHGPPPPNPELLRTGRLFGGLVQDVRRKALWYPSDFLDALHPQCFSAILYIYLATVTNAITFGGLLGDATDGAQGVLENFLGTAVAGAAFCLLAGQPLTILSSTGPVLVFERLLFSFSRDYGLDYLPFRLWVGIWVSTFCLVLVATEASVLVRYFTRFTEEGFCALISLIFIYDAVGKMLSLAHAYPIQRPGPGLAGSIAYGCLCEFPGPGGNESQWTKTRLKDTDNILSMDLGLVNASLLPPSECAQLGGHPRGPSCHTVPDIAFFSLLLFLISFLFAVALKHIKTSRFFPSVVRKVLGDFNSVLAILLGCGLDAFLGLATPKLMVPREFKPTLSGRNWLVSPFGANPWWLSLAAALPALLLSILIFMDQQITAVILNRTEYQLQKGAGFHLDLFCVAMLILLTSALGLPWYVSATVISLAHMDSLRRESKACAPGEHPPFLGIREQRLTGLVVFILTGVSIFLAPILKFIPMPVLYGIFLYMGVAALSSIQFTKRVQLLLMPAKHQPDLLLLRHVPLSRVHLFTAIQLACLGLLWTIKSTPAAIIFPLMLLGLVGVRKALEWIFSPQELLWLDQLMPEGERSIPEKGLEPEHSLSGSDSEDSDLMYQPKAPEINISVN; translated from the exons ATGAAGCTGCCAGGCCAGGAGGAGTTTGAAGCTCCCAGTGCTTCTGAAAATGTTCCTGCAGGGCAGCTGGATATCAGCCTTAGCACTGGTCCCAGCCCTGAAGGCCCTTCAGACACAGGCAGTAGAGAACTGGGGGTACCCAAGGACCCACTGCTCTTCATTCAGCTGAATGAACTGCTGGGCTGGCCCCAGGCTctggagtggagggagacaggcaG TTCCTCTT ggtccctgctcctggACCTGGGAGTGATGCCCCCAATAACACCACCCACCCCCTTCCCTCACAGGTGGGTGCTGTTTGAGGAGAAGCTGGAGATGGGTGCAGGTCGGTGGAGCGCCCCCCATGTGCCCACCCTGGTGCTGCCCAGCCTCCAGAAGCTCCGCAGCCTGCTGGCCAAGGGCCTTATACTGCTGGACTGTCCAGCTCAGAGCCTCCTAGAGCTCATAG AGCAGGTGACCAGAGTGGAGTCTCTGAGCCCAGAGCTGAGAGGGCAGCTGCAGGCTTTATTGCTGCAGAGACCACAGCACTACATCCAGACCACAGGCACCAGGCGCTGGTGGG GATCTGCTCACCCAAGAGAGACTTCTCTTGATGAGAAGGAACAG CATCAGAACCCCCTGAGAAAGAAGCTGCCTCCAGGGACTGAGGCAGGGGCTGTGCTGGCCGGAGAGCTGGGCTTCCTGTCACAGCCGCTAGGGGCGTTTGTGCGGCTTCGGGATCCAGTGGTGCTGGGGACCCTCACTGAGGTGCCCCTCCCCAGCAG ATTTTTCTGCCTTCTGCTCGGCCCCCCAGTGCTGGGACGGGGCTACCATGAGCTGGGCCGGGCAGCTGCAGTCCTCCTCAGTGACCTG CAATTCCAGCGGTCAGCTCGTCGGGTCAGCAACGTCCATGACCTTCTGACGGCCCTGGATGCCTTCCTGAAGGAGGCGACAGTGCTCCCCCCAGGTCGGTGGGATCTGACAGCCCGGATTCCCCCGCCCAAATACCTGCCCTCTCAGCATAAAAG ACCGCTCTCACAACTGCGGAAGGTCAAGGACCCCTCCGCCCCACAGGGGGCCCCGGCTGAGGACAGGCGCGGCCATGGGCCGCCCCCGCCCAACCCGGAGTTACTGCGGACTGGCAG GCTGTTTGGGGGCCTTGTCCAGGACGTGCGCCGGAAGGCCTTGTGGTACCCCAGCGATTTCTTGGACGCCCTGCACCCTCAGTGCTTCTCAGCCATACTCTACATTTACCTGGCCACGGTCACCAACGCCATTACTTTTGGGGGGTTGCTGGGAGACGCCACCGACGGTGCCCAG GGGGTGCTGGAAAATTTCCTAGGTACGGCGGTGGCTGGAGCTGCCTTCTGCCTGCTGGCAGGCCAGCCCCTCACCATCCTGAGCAGCACTGGGCCAGTGCTGGTCTTTGAGCGCCTGCTCTTCTCCTTCAGCAG AGATTACGGCTTGGACTACCTACCCTTCCGCCTGTGGGTGGGTATCTGGGTGTCCACCTTTTGCCTGGTGCTGGTGGCCACAGAGGCCAGTGTGCTAGTGCGCTACTTCACCCGCTTCACCGAGGAAGGCTTCTGTGCCCTCATCAGCCTCATCTTCATCTATGATGCCGTGGGCAAAATGCTGAGCTTGGCCCATGCCTATCCCATCCAAAGACCTGGCCCTGGCCTAGCAGGGTCCATTGCCTATGGCTGCCTCTGCGAGTTCCCAGGCCCAGGAG GAAATGAGTCTCAATGGACAAAGACAAGGTTAAAAGATACCGATAACATCTTAAGCATG GACCTAGGCCTGGTCAATGCATCGTTGCTGCCCCCATCTGAGTGTGCCCAGTTGGGAGGCCACCCTCGTGGCCCCAGCTGTCATACGGTCCCAGACATCgccttcttctccctcctcctcttccttatcTCCTTCCTCTTTGCCGTGGCCCTCAAGCATATTAAGACCAGCCGCTTCTTCCCCTCTGTG GTACGTAAAGTGCTCGGTGACTTCAACTCGGTTTTGGCCATCCTGTTGGGCTGTGGCCTGGATGCTTTCCTGGGCCTAGCCACACCAAAGCTCATGGTGCCCAGAGAGTTCAAG CCCACCCTCTCTGGGCGTAACTGGCTGGTGTCACCCTTTGGAGCTAACCCCTGGTGGCTGAGCTTGGCAGCAGCCCTGCCTGCCCTACTGTTGTCTATTCTCATCTTCATGGACCAGCAGATCACAGCGGTCATCCTCAACCGCACAGAGTATCAACTGCAG AAAGGGGCTGGCTTCCACCTGGACCTCTTCTGTGTGGCTATGTTGATACTGCTCACCTCAGCACTTGGGTTGCCCTGGTATGTCTCGGCCACTGTCATCTCCTTGGCCCACATGGACAGTCTTCGGAGGGAGAGCAAAGCCTGTGCCCCTGGGGAGCACCCCCCCTTCCTGGGCATCAG GGAACAGAGGCTGACGGGCCTGGTGGTGTTCATTCTTACAGGAGTTTCCATCTTCCTGGCACCTATCCTCAAG TTCATCCCAATGCCTGTGCTTTATGGTATCTTCTTGTACATGGGGGTGGCAGCACTTAGCAGCATCCAG TTCACCAAGAGGGTGCAGCTCTTGTTGATGCCAGCAAAACACCAGCCGGACCTGCTGCTCTTGCGGCATGTGCCTTTGAGCAGAGTCCACCTCTTCACGGCCATCCAGCTTGCCTGCCTGGGTCTGCTTTGGACAATCAAGTCTACCCCTGCAGCCATCATCTTCCCCCTCATG TTGCTGGGCCTAGTGGGGGTCCGAAAAGCACTGGAGTGGATCTTCTCACCACAAGAACTTCTTTGGCTGGATCAGCTGATGCCAGAGGGGGAGCGGAGCATCCCTGAGAAGGGGCTGGAGCCAGAGCATTCACTCAGTGGAAGTGACAGCGAGGAT TCGGACCTGATGTATCAGCCAAAGGCTCCAGAAATCAACATCTCTGTGAATTAG
- the SLC4A9 gene encoding anion exchange protein 4 isoform X4: MKLPGQEEFEAPSASENVPAGQLDISLSTGPSPEGPSDTGSRELGVPKDPLLFIQLNELLGWPQALEWRETGRWVLFEEKLEMGAGRWSAPHVPTLVLPSLQKLRSLLAKGLILLDCPAQSLLELIEQVTRVESLSPELRGQLQALLLQRPQHYIQTTGTRRWWGSAHPRETSLDEKEQHQNPLRKKLPPGTEAGAVLAGELGFLSQPLGAFVRLRDPVVLGTLTEVPLPSRFFCLLLGPPVLGRGYHELGRAAAVLLSDLQFQRSARRVSNVHDLLTALDAFLKEATVLPPGRWDLTARIPPPKYLPSQHKRPLSQLRKVKDPSAPQGAPAEDRRGHGPPPPNPELLRTGRLFGGLVQDVRRKALWYPSDFLDALHPQCFSAILYIYLATVTNAITFGGLLGDATDGAQGVLENFLGTAVAGAAFCLLAGQPLTILSSTGPVLVFERLLFSFSRDYGLDYLPFRLWVGIWVSTFCLVLVATEASVLVRYFTRFTEEGFCALISLIFIYDAVGKMLSLAHAYPIQRPGPGLAGSIAYGCLCEFPGPGGNESQWTKTRLKDTDNILSMVRKVLGDFNSVLAILLGCGLDAFLGLATPKLMVPREFKPTLSGRNWLVSPFGANPWWLSLAAALPALLLSILIFMDQQITAVILNRTEYQLQKGAGFHLDLFCVAMLILLTSALGLPWYVSATVISLAHMDSLRRESKACAPGEHPPFLGIREQRLTGLVVFILTGVSIFLAPILKFIPMPVLYGIFLYMGVAALSSIQFTKRVQLLLMPAKHQPDLLLLRHVPLSRVHLFTAIQLACLGLLWTIKSTPAAIIFPLMLLGLVGVRKALEWIFSPQELLWLDQLMPEGERSIPEKGLEPEHSLSGSDSEDSDLMYQPKAPEINISVN, encoded by the exons ATGAAGCTGCCAGGCCAGGAGGAGTTTGAAGCTCCCAGTGCTTCTGAAAATGTTCCTGCAGGGCAGCTGGATATCAGCCTTAGCACTGGTCCCAGCCCTGAAGGCCCTTCAGACACAGGCAGTAGAGAACTGGGGGTACCCAAGGACCCACTGCTCTTCATTCAGCTGAATGAACTGCTGGGCTGGCCCCAGGCTctggagtggagggagacaggcaG GTGGGTGCTGTTTGAGGAGAAGCTGGAGATGGGTGCAGGTCGGTGGAGCGCCCCCCATGTGCCCACCCTGGTGCTGCCCAGCCTCCAGAAGCTCCGCAGCCTGCTGGCCAAGGGCCTTATACTGCTGGACTGTCCAGCTCAGAGCCTCCTAGAGCTCATAG AGCAGGTGACCAGAGTGGAGTCTCTGAGCCCAGAGCTGAGAGGGCAGCTGCAGGCTTTATTGCTGCAGAGACCACAGCACTACATCCAGACCACAGGCACCAGGCGCTGGTGGG GATCTGCTCACCCAAGAGAGACTTCTCTTGATGAGAAGGAACAG CATCAGAACCCCCTGAGAAAGAAGCTGCCTCCAGGGACTGAGGCAGGGGCTGTGCTGGCCGGAGAGCTGGGCTTCCTGTCACAGCCGCTAGGGGCGTTTGTGCGGCTTCGGGATCCAGTGGTGCTGGGGACCCTCACTGAGGTGCCCCTCCCCAGCAG ATTTTTCTGCCTTCTGCTCGGCCCCCCAGTGCTGGGACGGGGCTACCATGAGCTGGGCCGGGCAGCTGCAGTCCTCCTCAGTGACCTG CAATTCCAGCGGTCAGCTCGTCGGGTCAGCAACGTCCATGACCTTCTGACGGCCCTGGATGCCTTCCTGAAGGAGGCGACAGTGCTCCCCCCAGGTCGGTGGGATCTGACAGCCCGGATTCCCCCGCCCAAATACCTGCCCTCTCAGCATAAAAG ACCGCTCTCACAACTGCGGAAGGTCAAGGACCCCTCCGCCCCACAGGGGGCCCCGGCTGAGGACAGGCGCGGCCATGGGCCGCCCCCGCCCAACCCGGAGTTACTGCGGACTGGCAG GCTGTTTGGGGGCCTTGTCCAGGACGTGCGCCGGAAGGCCTTGTGGTACCCCAGCGATTTCTTGGACGCCCTGCACCCTCAGTGCTTCTCAGCCATACTCTACATTTACCTGGCCACGGTCACCAACGCCATTACTTTTGGGGGGTTGCTGGGAGACGCCACCGACGGTGCCCAG GGGGTGCTGGAAAATTTCCTAGGTACGGCGGTGGCTGGAGCTGCCTTCTGCCTGCTGGCAGGCCAGCCCCTCACCATCCTGAGCAGCACTGGGCCAGTGCTGGTCTTTGAGCGCCTGCTCTTCTCCTTCAGCAG AGATTACGGCTTGGACTACCTACCCTTCCGCCTGTGGGTGGGTATCTGGGTGTCCACCTTTTGCCTGGTGCTGGTGGCCACAGAGGCCAGTGTGCTAGTGCGCTACTTCACCCGCTTCACCGAGGAAGGCTTCTGTGCCCTCATCAGCCTCATCTTCATCTATGATGCCGTGGGCAAAATGCTGAGCTTGGCCCATGCCTATCCCATCCAAAGACCTGGCCCTGGCCTAGCAGGGTCCATTGCCTATGGCTGCCTCTGCGAGTTCCCAGGCCCAGGAG GAAATGAGTCTCAATGGACAAAGACAAGGTTAAAAGATACCGATAACATCTTAAGCATG GTACGTAAAGTGCTCGGTGACTTCAACTCGGTTTTGGCCATCCTGTTGGGCTGTGGCCTGGATGCTTTCCTGGGCCTAGCCACACCAAAGCTCATGGTGCCCAGAGAGTTCAAG CCCACCCTCTCTGGGCGTAACTGGCTGGTGTCACCCTTTGGAGCTAACCCCTGGTGGCTGAGCTTGGCAGCAGCCCTGCCTGCCCTACTGTTGTCTATTCTCATCTTCATGGACCAGCAGATCACAGCGGTCATCCTCAACCGCACAGAGTATCAACTGCAG AAAGGGGCTGGCTTCCACCTGGACCTCTTCTGTGTGGCTATGTTGATACTGCTCACCTCAGCACTTGGGTTGCCCTGGTATGTCTCGGCCACTGTCATCTCCTTGGCCCACATGGACAGTCTTCGGAGGGAGAGCAAAGCCTGTGCCCCTGGGGAGCACCCCCCCTTCCTGGGCATCAG GGAACAGAGGCTGACGGGCCTGGTGGTGTTCATTCTTACAGGAGTTTCCATCTTCCTGGCACCTATCCTCAAG TTCATCCCAATGCCTGTGCTTTATGGTATCTTCTTGTACATGGGGGTGGCAGCACTTAGCAGCATCCAG TTCACCAAGAGGGTGCAGCTCTTGTTGATGCCAGCAAAACACCAGCCGGACCTGCTGCTCTTGCGGCATGTGCCTTTGAGCAGAGTCCACCTCTTCACGGCCATCCAGCTTGCCTGCCTGGGTCTGCTTTGGACAATCAAGTCTACCCCTGCAGCCATCATCTTCCCCCTCATG TTGCTGGGCCTAGTGGGGGTCCGAAAAGCACTGGAGTGGATCTTCTCACCACAAGAACTTCTTTGGCTGGATCAGCTGATGCCAGAGGGGGAGCGGAGCATCCCTGAGAAGGGGCTGGAGCCAGAGCATTCACTCAGTGGAAGTGACAGCGAGGAT TCGGACCTGATGTATCAGCCAAAGGCTCCAGAAATCAACATCTCTGTGAATTAG